The DNA region GCCAATTCTTAGATATATAAGAAAATAGACGATGTTCTATTTTATTCCATTTGCTTGTACCAGGAGGAAAATGAACAACTTCAATCTTTAGTCTTGTCTCGTTTGCCAATTTTTGCAATTCAAACTTCCAAAGTTTTCCTTTTGAACTGTTACTTCCTCCGCCATCTGCTGTTATTAGTAGAGATGTTGCTTTATTATTATAATAAATACCCATTTTGTACCACCAGTTTCTAATGCTTTGTACTGCAAATTCTGCTGTGTCTTTTGTTATACCTACGTTTACCCATCCTTTATTATTGAACATATCTAAAATACCATAAGGTATTGCAACTCCTTCTGCATCTGTTAAAAAATCATATGCATTCACCTTTTCTGGAGATTTTTTTTCACACCATTCTTGTCCATTATTTTTGTAATTACCAATAAGTTCTCTCTTTTTTGCATCAACTGATATTGCTGGCTGATTTTCAAAATGATATTCTTGAACTTTTCTGTTTATAAACTCAAATTGTGCATCTCTGTCTTTATGTCCTTTGCCTTCAAATGTTTTCCGATTTGCCTGCAAACTAAATCCGTTTCGTTTTAAAGCATCTCCAATAATTCTATGACTGACAGTAATCCCTTCTGTTTTCAAAGCTTTTTCAATATTGCGAAGACTCTTACTTACCCACAATAAAGGAGATTCTGGCTCTCCTCGTGTGTGTGGCGATATGAAGTCTTTAATTTTTCCCCAAATGCCATCATCTACCTTTTGCTTTCTTCCTCCTCCTTTTTTTCTTAATTTTGTTGTATTACTTATCGGTACATCAGACTTTAAGTCTCTAATTCCTTTATTTATAGTATTATGAGAAACACCTATTAATTTTTCAAGTTTAATTTTTCCGCCTCGCCCTAAATAAAGAACTTCTGATGCCAAATAGATTCTCTTTTGTGCTTCATTTAAAAAAGGTAGCACCGAGTTTATTTTTTCTACTAATTTTTGATTATCTTGCATCCTGCAAAGATAAATAAAAAATATATAACAGTCAATTTATTTCATAACAATTCCTAAATTGTTT from Bacteroidota bacterium includes:
- a CDS encoding ISAzo13 family transposase → MQDNQKLVEKINSVLPFLNEAQKRIYLASEVLYLGRGGKIKLEKLIGVSHNTINKGIRDLKSDVPISNTTKLRKKGGGRKQKVDDGIWGKIKDFISPHTRGEPESPLLWVSKSLRNIEKALKTEGITVSHRIIGDALKRNGFSLQANRKTFEGKGHKDRDAQFEFINRKVQEYHFENQPAISVDAKKRELIGNYKNNGQEWCEKKSPEKVNAYDFLTDAEGVAIPYGILDMFNNKGWVNVGITKDTAEFAVQSIRNWWYKMGIYYNNKATSLLITADGGGSNSSKGKLWKFELQKLANETRLKIEVVHFPPGTSKWNKIEHRLFSYISKNWRGKPLISYEVIIKLIASTKTNTGLDVECEIDTNDYKTGIKIKKKQEREIEIVRSSFHGEWNYSIYPQ